The Nicotiana tabacum cultivar K326 chromosome 14, ASM71507v2, whole genome shotgun sequence genome contains a region encoding:
- the LOC142168911 gene encoding uncharacterized protein LOC142168911 has translation MKPISNSDLMREIWEKLSFTLLGYWTTMRTSTGATPYMLVYGTEAVIPVEVEILSLKVIQEVKLADAEWIRVRQEQLMLIDEKRKNAVCRGQLYRNRMASAFKKNVKPRQFAPGQLVLNKIFPHQEQAKGKLAPNWKCIYVFHRVLSGGALILAEMDGRVSTINSDVIERYYI, from the coding sequence ATGAAACCAATCTCAAACAGCGATCTCATGAGAGAGATTTGGGAGAAATTATCCTTCACCTTGTTGGGTTATTGGACCACCATGAGAACATCCACCGGAGCAACGccatacatgttggtatatggcaccgaagctGTGATACCCGTAGAGGTCGAGATACTATCCTTAAAGGTTATTCAAGAAGTCAAGTTAgccgatgcagaatggatacggGTCAGGCAGGAGCAACTCATGCTCATtgatgaaaagagaaagaatgcAGTGTGCCGTGGTCAGCTATATCGAAATAGGATGGCCAGTGCATTCAAAAAGAATGTGAAACCTCGGCAATTTGCACCAGGGCAGTTGGTTTTGAATAAAATATTCCCTCATCAAGAACAAGCCAAGGGAAAGCTTGCGCCGAATTGGAAATGTATTTATGTGTTCCATCGGGTATTGTCGGGAGGAGCATTGATTCTAGCAGAAATGGATGGAAGAGTTAGCACCATCAACTCGGATGTAATCGAGAGATACTACATTTGA
- the LOC142168910 gene encoding uncharacterized protein LOC142168910, translating into MSEYEACIIGIMMEVDMNIKELLIIGDSDLLIHNVLGEWTIKNVKILPYLHCMKEICNKLTKIEFKHIPRIQNEFDDALASFSSMIQHPDKNYINPVDIEVRDQHAYCFHVDEEPDGKPWYYYIKRFL; encoded by the coding sequence atgtctgagtatgaagcatgcatcaTCGGGATTATGATGGAAGTTGACATGAACATCAAGGAGCTTCTTATCATAGGAGATTCTGACCTACTGATACATAATGTCCTGGGTGAATGGACTATCAAGAATGTCAAGATTCTTCCATACCTACATTGCATGAAAGAGATATGCAATAAACTCACCAAGATTGAGTTCAAACATATTCCCAGAATCCAGAACGAGTTTGACGATGCTCTCGCGTCCTTTTcatccatgatccagcatccagataagaattacatCAACCCTGTTGATATAGAGGTTCGGGATCAGCATGCATACTGTTTCCATGTAGATGAGGAGCCAGACGGTAAGCCATGGTACTACTACATCAAAAGGTTCCTTTAA